A DNA window from Camelina sativa cultivar DH55 chromosome 17, Cs, whole genome shotgun sequence contains the following coding sequences:
- the LOC104759916 gene encoding uncharacterized protein LOC104759916 — translation MILGPPEDCADSVRALKKRARQICALQTAPSEPSLCSDPISFTSEDAKGIQHPHSDPLVIEVSMGDFDVERVLIDTGSTVNVLCWQTLEKMGVTPNQLKPETQTLTGYDGVAKMSMGDVKLQVRAGEVTRKTKFAVVDAPPIYNAILGVPWIYAMQAVPSTYHLCLKFPTPTGIGTLYGDQRVARACSVIEKKQRKTEAA, via the coding sequence ATGATACTTGGTCCACCAGAGGACTGTGCAGACTCTGTTCGCGCACTGAAGAAGAGGGCACGACAAATTTGCGCCCTTCAGACCGCTCCGAGCGAGCCTTCACTCTGTTCGGACCCGATATCATTCACTTCGGAGGACGCCAAAGGGATCCAACACCCCCATTCAGACCCTTTGGTTATCGAAGTCTCGATGGGCGACTTCGACGTCGAACGAGTCCTGATTGACACTGGGAGCACCGTCAATGTACTCTGCTGGCAAACGTTAGAAAAAATGGGCGTCACACCAAACCAACTAAAACCCGAAACTCAAACGCTGACGGGCTATGACGGGGTCGCCAAGATGTCGATGGGAGACGTAAAACTACAAGTGCGAGCCGGCGAAGTGACCCGGAAGACTAAATTCGCAGTCGTTGATGCACCACCAATCTACAACGCTATTTTGGGGGTACCGTGGATATatgcgatgcaggccgtaccatcgacctatcacctctgcctcaaattcccaACTCCTACAGGAATTGGCACACTTTACGGCGACCAGAGGGTGGCCCGAGCCTGCTCTGTTATcgaaaagaagcagaggaagacggAGGccgcatag